From one Rubrobacter xylanophilus genomic stretch:
- a CDS encoding sulfatase: MSDRRNLSRREFIRMVGASGPGLALFGACGSAERGGRGSAGREPAEEDEMNVILIIVDSLRKDHVGAYGNRWILTPNMDALAADSLRFDRAYPESLPSIPARRAIHTGLRTWPFRDWHRASRQDVNLYGWQPVPEDQTTLAEILHAAGYSTMLVTDTLHQFRPGYNFHRGFDVFHFVRGQERDLYRPASLCPEGALRKVLLGGPKREHATRIMRQYLANTRGRRREEDWFAPRVFLKAMEFLDSAREAQPFFLLVDAYDPHEPWDPPAHYVRLYDEEYRGLEPQIASSGDSGWLEERQLKRMRALYAAEVTMVDRWLGNFLDRTQELGLLEETLVILLSDHGHAFGEHGIAGKVPSALYPELLDIPLLLRHPEGRGAGRSTGYPASTHDVAPTILGNVGLDPPSPMDGTDLTPLLEGDRPGQERPHLTAGYHDHAWARDGEYALIVRRDGSEPRLFDLREDPDQRRDVAPERPEIVERMFEEYILSDAGGPLPAY; encoded by the coding sequence GGCCTCCGGACCGGGCCTGGCCCTGTTCGGGGCCTGCGGAAGCGCCGAGAGAGGAGGCCGGGGGAGCGCGGGAAGAGAACCCGCAGAGGAAGATGAGATGAACGTCATCCTGATCATCGTCGACTCCCTGCGCAAGGACCACGTAGGCGCCTACGGGAACCGCTGGATCCTGACGCCCAACATGGACGCGCTCGCCGCCGACAGCCTGCGTTTCGACAGGGCCTACCCGGAGTCGCTCCCCTCCATTCCGGCCCGCCGGGCCATACACACCGGCCTGCGGACCTGGCCGTTCCGCGACTGGCACCGGGCGAGCCGCCAGGACGTGAACCTCTACGGCTGGCAGCCGGTGCCCGAAGACCAGACTACCCTCGCCGAGATCCTGCACGCCGCCGGGTACTCGACGATGCTCGTCACCGACACGCTGCACCAGTTCAGGCCCGGCTACAACTTCCACCGGGGCTTCGACGTCTTCCACTTCGTTCGGGGCCAGGAGCGGGACCTCTACCGTCCCGCCTCCCTGTGCCCGGAGGGGGCGCTGAGGAAGGTGCTGCTCGGGGGCCCCAAACGCGAGCACGCCACCCGCATCATGCGCCAGTACCTGGCGAACACCCGCGGCCGCCGCCGCGAGGAGGACTGGTTCGCCCCCCGGGTCTTCCTGAAGGCGATGGAGTTCCTGGACTCCGCCCGGGAGGCGCAGCCCTTCTTCCTCCTCGTGGACGCCTACGACCCCCACGAGCCGTGGGATCCACCCGCGCACTACGTCCGGCTCTACGATGAAGAGTACCGGGGATTGGAGCCGCAGATCGCGAGCAGCGGGGACAGCGGCTGGCTCGAAGAGCGGCAGCTGAAACGGATGCGGGCGCTCTACGCCGCCGAGGTGACCATGGTGGACCGCTGGCTCGGCAACTTCCTGGACCGGACACAGGAGCTGGGCCTGCTCGAGGAGACGCTCGTCATCCTGCTCTCGGACCACGGGCACGCGTTCGGGGAGCACGGGATAGCCGGGAAGGTGCCTTCGGCCCTCTACCCGGAGCTGCTGGACATCCCCCTCCTCCTCCGGCATCCGGAAGGCCGGGGCGCCGGGAGGAGCACCGGATATCCGGCCTCCACCCACGACGTGGCCCCGACCATCCTGGGGAACGTGGGTCTGGATCCCCCCTCCCCGATGGACGGCACGGACCTCACGCCCCTGCTGGAGGGAGACCGGCCCGGGCAGGAGCGCCCCCACCTCACCGCGGGCTACCACGACCACGCCTGGGCCCGCGACGGAGAGTACGCCCTCATCGTCCGCCGCGACGGATCCGAGCCGCGCCTCTTCGACCTGCGCGAGGATCCAGACCAGAGGCGGGACGTGGCCCCGGAGCGTCCAGAGATCGTGGAGAGGATGTTCGAGGAGTACATCCTCTCCGACGCGGGCGGGCCGCTGCCGGCGTACTAG